The Solanum lycopersicum chromosome 6, SLM_r2.1 genome has a window encoding:
- the TPS12 gene encoding sesquiterpene synthase 12 isoform X1: MAASSANKCRPLANFHPTVWGYHFLSYTHPRLIEITNQEKVEVDEYKETIRKMLVEAPEGSEQKLVLIDAMQRLGVAYHFDNEIETSIQNIFDASSKQNDNDNNLYVVSLRFRLVRQQGHYMSSDVFKQFINQDGKFKETLTNDVQGLLSLYEASHLRVRDEEILEEALTFTTTHLESTVSNLSNNNSLKAEVTEAFSQPIRMTLPRVGARKYISIYENNDAHNHLLLKFAKLDFNMLQKLHQRELSDLTRWWKDLDFANKYPYARDRLVECYFWILGVYFEPKYSRARKMMTKVIQMASFFDDTFDAYATFDELEPFNNAIQRWDINAIDSVPPYLRHAYQALLDIYSEMEQALAKEFKSDRVYYAKYEMKKLVRAYFKEAQWLNNDNHIPKYEEHMENAMVSAGYMMGATTCLVGVEEFISKETFEWMINEPLIVRASSLIARAMDDIVGHEVEQQREHGASLIECYMKDYGVSKQEAYVKFQKEVTNGWMDINREFFCPDVEVPKFVLERVLNFTRVINTLYKEKDEYTNSKGKFKNMIISLLVESVEI; the protein is encoded by the exons CCTAGACTTATA GAAATTACTAACCAAGAAAAAGTTGAAGTTGATGAGTACAAAGAAACAATTAGAAAAATGCTGGTGGAAGCTCCTGAAGGTAGTGAACAAAAACTTGTGTTGATAGACGCGATGCAACGATTGGGAGTGGCATATcattttgataatgaaattgAAACATCCATTCAAAACATTTTTGATGCATCGTCCAAACAGAATGATAATGACAACAACCTTTACGTTGTGTCTCTTCGTTTTCGACTTGTGAGGCAACAAGGCCATTACATGTCTTCAG ATGTGTTCAAGCAATTCATCAACCAAGATGGGAAATTCAAGGAAACGCTTACTAATGATGTCCAAGGATTATTGAGTTTGTATGAAGCGTCACATCTGAGAGTGCGCGATGAGGAGATTCTTGAAGAAGCTCTTACCTTTACCACCACTCATCTCGAGTCTACTGTCTCCAACTTGAGCAATAATAACTCTCTTAAGGCTGAAGTAACTGAAGCCTTTAGTCAGCCTATTCGCATGACTTTACCAAGGGTGGGAGCAAGGAAATACATATCCATTTACGAAAACAATGATGCACACAACCATTTGCTTTTGAAATTTGCTAAATTGGATTTCAACATGCTGCAAAAGTTGCACCAAAGAGAGCTTAGTGACCTTACAAG GTGGTGGAAAGATTTGGATTTTGCAAATAAATATCCATATGCAAGAGACAGGTTGGTTGAGTGTTACTTCTGGATATTAGGAGTGTATTTTGAGCCAAAGTATAGTCGTGCGAGAAAAATGATGACAAAAGTAATCCAAATGGCCTCCTTCTTTGATGACACTTTTGATGCTTATGCAACCTTTGACGAACTAGAACCTTTCAACAATGCAATCCAGAG ATGGGATATTAATGCAATCGATTCAGTACCGCCATATCTGAGACATGCTTATCAAGCTCTTCTAGACATATACAGTGAAATGGAACAAGCGTTGGCCAAAGAATTTAAATCAGATCGTGTATACTATGCAAAATATGAG ATGAAAAAGTTGGTGAGAGCCTATTTTAAGGAAGCCCAATGGTTAAACAATGATAATCATATTCCAAAATATGAGGAACACATGGAGAATGCGATGGTAAGTGCTGGCTATATGATGGGAGCAACAACTTGCTTGGTTGGTGTGGAGGAATTTATATCCAAAGAGACTTTTGAATGGATGATAAATGAACCTTTGATAGTTCGAGCTTCCTCATTGATTGCCAGAGCAATGGACGATATTGTTGGACATGAA GTTGAACAACAAAGAGAACATGGAGCTTCACTTATTGAATGCTACATGAAAGATTATGGAGTTTCAAAGCAAGAGGCTTACGTTAAATTCCAGAAAGAAGTCACCAATGGATGGATGGACATAAACAGAGAATTCTTCTGTCCAGACGTAGAAGTACCAAAGTTTGTCCTTGAACGAGTGCTAAATTTCACACGCGTGATAAACACGTTATATAAAGAGAAGGATGAGTACACAAACTCcaaaggaaaatttaaaaatatgataatttcgTTACTGGTTGAGTCTGTCGAAATATGA
- the TPS12 gene encoding sesquiterpene synthase 12: MASSSANKCRPLANFHPTVWGYHFLSYTHEITNQEKVEVDEYKETIRKMLVEAPEGSEQKLVLIDAMQRLGVAYHFDNEIETSIQNIFDASSKQNDNDNNLYVVSLRFRLVRQQGHYMSSDVFKQFINQDGKFKETLTNDVQGLLSLYEASHLRVRDEEILEEALTFTTTHLESTVSNLSNNNSLKAEVTEAFSQPIRMTLPRVGARKYISIYENNDAHNHLLLKFAKLDFNMLQKLHQRELSDLTRWWKDLDFANKYPYARDRLVECYFWILGVYFEPKYSRARKMMTKVIQMASFFDDTFDAYATFDELEPFNNAIQRWDINAIDSVPPYLRHAYQALLDIYSEMEQALAKEFKSDRVYYAKYEMKKLVRAYFKEAQWLNNDNHIPKYEEHMENAMVSAGYMMGATTCLVGVEEFISKETFEWMINEPLIVRASSLIARAMDDIVGHEVEQQREHGASLIECYMKDYGVSKQEAYVKFQKEVTNGWMDINREFFCPDVEVPKFVLERVLNFTRVINTLYKEKDEYTNSKGKFKNMIISLLVESVEI, from the exons ATGGCTTCTTCTTCTGCTAATAAGTGTCGTCCCTTGGCTAATTTTCACCCAACTGTTTGGGGATATCATTTCCTTTCTTATACTCAT GAAATTACTAACCAAGAAAAAGTTGAAGTTGATGAGTACAAAGAAACAATTAGAAAAATGCTGGTGGAAGCTCCTGAAGGTAGTGAACAAAAACTTGTGTTGATAGACGCGATGCAACGATTGGGAGTGGCATATcattttgataatgaaattgAAACATCCATTCAAAACATTTTTGATGCATCGTCCAAACAGAATGATAATGACAACAACCTTTACGTTGTGTCTCTTCGTTTTCGACTTGTGAGGCAACAAGGCCATTACATGTCTTCAG ATGTGTTCAAGCAATTCATCAACCAAGATGGGAAATTCAAGGAAACGCTTACTAATGATGTCCAAGGATTATTGAGTTTGTATGAAGCGTCACATCTGAGAGTGCGCGATGAGGAGATTCTTGAAGAAGCTCTTACCTTTACCACCACTCATCTCGAGTCTACTGTCTCCAACTTGAGCAATAATAACTCTCTTAAGGCTGAAGTAACTGAAGCCTTTAGTCAGCCTATTCGCATGACTTTACCAAGGGTGGGAGCAAGGAAATACATATCCATTTACGAAAACAATGATGCACACAACCATTTGCTTTTGAAATTTGCTAAATTGGATTTCAACATGCTGCAAAAGTTGCACCAAAGAGAGCTTAGTGACCTTACAAG GTGGTGGAAAGATTTGGATTTTGCAAATAAATATCCATATGCAAGAGACAGGTTGGTTGAGTGTTACTTCTGGATATTAGGAGTGTATTTTGAGCCAAAGTATAGTCGTGCGAGAAAAATGATGACAAAAGTAATCCAAATGGCCTCCTTCTTTGATGACACTTTTGATGCTTATGCAACCTTTGACGAACTAGAACCTTTCAACAATGCAATCCAGAG ATGGGATATTAATGCAATCGATTCAGTACCGCCATATCTGAGACATGCTTATCAAGCTCTTCTAGACATATACAGTGAAATGGAACAAGCGTTGGCCAAAGAATTTAAATCAGATCGTGTATACTATGCAAAATATGAG ATGAAAAAGTTGGTGAGAGCCTATTTTAAGGAAGCCCAATGGTTAAACAATGATAATCATATTCCAAAATATGAGGAACACATGGAGAATGCGATGGTAAGTGCTGGCTATATGATGGGAGCAACAACTTGCTTGGTTGGTGTGGAGGAATTTATATCCAAAGAGACTTTTGAATGGATGATAAATGAACCTTTGATAGTTCGAGCTTCCTCATTGATTGCCAGAGCAATGGACGATATTGTTGGACATGAA GTTGAACAACAAAGAGAACATGGAGCTTCACTTATTGAATGCTACATGAAAGATTATGGAGTTTCAAAGCAAGAGGCTTACGTTAAATTCCAGAAAGAAGTCACCAATGGATGGATGGACATAAACAGAGAATTCTTCTGTCCAGACGTAGAAGTACCAAAGTTTGTCCTTGAACGAGTGCTAAATTTCACACGCGTGATAAACACGTTATATAAAGAGAAGGATGAGTACACAAACTCcaaaggaaaatttaaaaatatgataatttcgTTACTGGTTGAGTCTGTCGAAATATGA